A window of Tripterygium wilfordii isolate XIE 37 chromosome 7, ASM1340144v1, whole genome shotgun sequence contains these coding sequences:
- the LOC120001378 gene encoding nuclear transcription factor Y subunit A-3-like isoform X2, translated as MQKLCNKESGVICVHSMSPFVVGCSSWENSNESCVRNSSISESFTLKMGFSPQDFHSNKQLSFQYQDQDSSSTQSTDRNATKGKPVGGHTKHASIVGNQDQIVLSPPVDYGHSIACTPLYHAESYGGVLATYGSQAMQFHHPQLIGMAPSRVPLPLDLTANEPIYVNAKQYGAIIRRRQYRAKLEAQNKLMKERKPYLHESRHIHAVKRARGSGGRFLNKKKLQESTPTSAGPELDVSGSSHLKLSVTVSGSEVQQPENNRDGEPTNSGSNVTRASNSDDIFQQSEFKFSGYTPQIARALHGHSGDIHGGGAHRHLSVLL; from the exons ATGCAAAAGTTGTGTAATAAAGAATCTGGTGTGATTTGTGTTCATTCAATGTCTCCATTTGTTGTGGGTTGCTCATCGTGGGAAAATTCTAATGAATCTTGTGTCCGAAATTCATCTATATCTGAAAGTTTCACCTTGAAGATGGGATTTTCACCGCAAGATTTTCATAGCAATAAGCAGTTGAGCTTCCAATATCAAGATCAGGATTCATCGTCAACTCAATCTACTG ATCGTAATGCAACTAAGGGAAAGCCTGTGGGAGGTCACACTAAACATGCCTCAATTGTGGGAAATCAAGACCAAATTGTCCTCTCACCACCGGTTGATTATGGTCATTCTATT GCTTGCACCCCTCTCTATCATGCTGAATCTTATGGCGGTGTACTGGCTACTTATGGGTCACAGGCTATG CAGTTTCATCACCCGCAGCTGATAGGGATGGCTCCTAGTCGAGTGCCACTACCACTCGATCTTACAGCGAATGAACCCATCTATGTCAATGCAAAACAATACGGTGCAATTATCCGGCGGAGACAGTATCGAGCCAAGCTTGAGGCTCAAAACAAACTTATGAAAGAGCGTAAG CCATATCTTCACGAATCTCGGCATATTCACGCAGTAAAGAGGGCTAGAGGATCTGGCGGACGTTTTCTCAACAAGAAAAAGCTCCAGGAATCCACGCCTACTTCTGCAGGTCCTGAACTTGATGTCTCAGGCTCATCTCATCTAAAACTGAGTGTTACTGTGTCAGGATCTGAAGTTCAGCAGCCAGAAAACAATAGAGATGGTGAACCCACAAACTCTGGCTCTAACGTCACAAGGGCCTCCAACAGTGATGATATTTTCCAACAGTCAGAGTTCAAGTTTTCTGGTTACACTCCTCAGATTGCCAGGGCCTTGCATGGTCACTCAGGCGACATACATGGTGGTGGTGCTCATCGCCATCTTTCTGTCCTCCTTTGA
- the LOC120001378 gene encoding nuclear transcription factor Y subunit A-3-like isoform X3, with protein MQKLCNKESGVICVHSMSPFVVGCSSWENSNESCVRNSSISESFTLKMGFSPQDFHSNKQLSFQYQDQDSSSTQSTDRNATKGKPVGGHTKHASIVGNQDQIVLSPPVDYGHSIACTPLYHAESYGGVLATYGSQAMFHHPQLIGMAPSRVPLPLDLTANEPIYVNAKQYGAIIRRRQYRAKLEAQNKLMKERKPYLHESRHIHAVKRARGSGGRFLNKKKLQESTPTSAGPELDVSGSSHLKLSVTVSGSEVQQPENNRDGEPTNSGSNVTRASNSDDIFQQSEFKFSGYTPQIARALHGHSGDIHGGGAHRHLSVLL; from the exons ATGCAAAAGTTGTGTAATAAAGAATCTGGTGTGATTTGTGTTCATTCAATGTCTCCATTTGTTGTGGGTTGCTCATCGTGGGAAAATTCTAATGAATCTTGTGTCCGAAATTCATCTATATCTGAAAGTTTCACCTTGAAGATGGGATTTTCACCGCAAGATTTTCATAGCAATAAGCAGTTGAGCTTCCAATATCAAGATCAGGATTCATCGTCAACTCAATCTACTG ATCGTAATGCAACTAAGGGAAAGCCTGTGGGAGGTCACACTAAACATGCCTCAATTGTGGGAAATCAAGACCAAATTGTCCTCTCACCACCGGTTGATTATGGTCATTCTATT GCTTGCACCCCTCTCTATCATGCTGAATCTTATGGCGGTGTACTGGCTACTTATGGGTCACAGGCTATG TTTCATCACCCGCAGCTGATAGGGATGGCTCCTAGTCGAGTGCCACTACCACTCGATCTTACAGCGAATGAACCCATCTATGTCAATGCAAAACAATACGGTGCAATTATCCGGCGGAGACAGTATCGAGCCAAGCTTGAGGCTCAAAACAAACTTATGAAAGAGCGTAAG CCATATCTTCACGAATCTCGGCATATTCACGCAGTAAAGAGGGCTAGAGGATCTGGCGGACGTTTTCTCAACAAGAAAAAGCTCCAGGAATCCACGCCTACTTCTGCAGGTCCTGAACTTGATGTCTCAGGCTCATCTCATCTAAAACTGAGTGTTACTGTGTCAGGATCTGAAGTTCAGCAGCCAGAAAACAATAGAGATGGTGAACCCACAAACTCTGGCTCTAACGTCACAAGGGCCTCCAACAGTGATGATATTTTCCAACAGTCAGAGTTCAAGTTTTCTGGTTACACTCCTCAGATTGCCAGGGCCTTGCATGGTCACTCAGGCGACATACATGGTGGTGGTGCTCATCGCCATCTTTCTGTCCTCCTTTGA
- the LOC120001378 gene encoding nuclear transcription factor Y subunit A-3-like isoform X4, translating to MQKLCNKESGVICVHSMSPFVVGCSSWENSNESCVRNSSISESFTLKMGFSPQDFHSNKQLSFQYQDQDSSSTQSTDRNATKGKPVGGHTKHASIVGNQDQIVLSPPVDYGHSIACTPLYHAESYGGVLATYGSQAMLIGMAPSRVPLPLDLTANEPIYVNAKQYGAIIRRRQYRAKLEAQNKLMKERKPYLHESRHIHAVKRARGSGGRFLNKKKLQESTPTSAGPELDVSGSSHLKLSVTVSGSEVQQPENNRDGEPTNSGSNVTRASNSDDIFQQSEFKFSGYTPQIARALHGHSGDIHGGGAHRHLSVLL from the exons ATGCAAAAGTTGTGTAATAAAGAATCTGGTGTGATTTGTGTTCATTCAATGTCTCCATTTGTTGTGGGTTGCTCATCGTGGGAAAATTCTAATGAATCTTGTGTCCGAAATTCATCTATATCTGAAAGTTTCACCTTGAAGATGGGATTTTCACCGCAAGATTTTCATAGCAATAAGCAGTTGAGCTTCCAATATCAAGATCAGGATTCATCGTCAACTCAATCTACTG ATCGTAATGCAACTAAGGGAAAGCCTGTGGGAGGTCACACTAAACATGCCTCAATTGTGGGAAATCAAGACCAAATTGTCCTCTCACCACCGGTTGATTATGGTCATTCTATT GCTTGCACCCCTCTCTATCATGCTGAATCTTATGGCGGTGTACTGGCTACTTATGGGTCACAGGCTATG CTGATAGGGATGGCTCCTAGTCGAGTGCCACTACCACTCGATCTTACAGCGAATGAACCCATCTATGTCAATGCAAAACAATACGGTGCAATTATCCGGCGGAGACAGTATCGAGCCAAGCTTGAGGCTCAAAACAAACTTATGAAAGAGCGTAAG CCATATCTTCACGAATCTCGGCATATTCACGCAGTAAAGAGGGCTAGAGGATCTGGCGGACGTTTTCTCAACAAGAAAAAGCTCCAGGAATCCACGCCTACTTCTGCAGGTCCTGAACTTGATGTCTCAGGCTCATCTCATCTAAAACTGAGTGTTACTGTGTCAGGATCTGAAGTTCAGCAGCCAGAAAACAATAGAGATGGTGAACCCACAAACTCTGGCTCTAACGTCACAAGGGCCTCCAACAGTGATGATATTTTCCAACAGTCAGAGTTCAAGTTTTCTGGTTACACTCCTCAGATTGCCAGGGCCTTGCATGGTCACTCAGGCGACATACATGGTGGTGGTGCTCATCGCCATCTTTCTGTCCTCCTTTGA
- the LOC120001378 gene encoding nuclear transcription factor Y subunit A-3-like isoform X1 translates to MQKLCNKESGVICVHSMSPFVVGCSSWENSNESCVRNSSISESFTLKMGFSPQDFHSNKQLSFQYQDQDSSSTQSTDRNATKGKPVGGHTKHASIVGNQDQIVLSPPVDYGHSIACTPLYHAESYGGVLATYGSQAMQQFHHPQLIGMAPSRVPLPLDLTANEPIYVNAKQYGAIIRRRQYRAKLEAQNKLMKERKPYLHESRHIHAVKRARGSGGRFLNKKKLQESTPTSAGPELDVSGSSHLKLSVTVSGSEVQQPENNRDGEPTNSGSNVTRASNSDDIFQQSEFKFSGYTPQIARALHGHSGDIHGGGAHRHLSVLL, encoded by the exons ATGCAAAAGTTGTGTAATAAAGAATCTGGTGTGATTTGTGTTCATTCAATGTCTCCATTTGTTGTGGGTTGCTCATCGTGGGAAAATTCTAATGAATCTTGTGTCCGAAATTCATCTATATCTGAAAGTTTCACCTTGAAGATGGGATTTTCACCGCAAGATTTTCATAGCAATAAGCAGTTGAGCTTCCAATATCAAGATCAGGATTCATCGTCAACTCAATCTACTG ATCGTAATGCAACTAAGGGAAAGCCTGTGGGAGGTCACACTAAACATGCCTCAATTGTGGGAAATCAAGACCAAATTGTCCTCTCACCACCGGTTGATTATGGTCATTCTATT GCTTGCACCCCTCTCTATCATGCTGAATCTTATGGCGGTGTACTGGCTACTTATGGGTCACAGGCTATG CAGCAGTTTCATCACCCGCAGCTGATAGGGATGGCTCCTAGTCGAGTGCCACTACCACTCGATCTTACAGCGAATGAACCCATCTATGTCAATGCAAAACAATACGGTGCAATTATCCGGCGGAGACAGTATCGAGCCAAGCTTGAGGCTCAAAACAAACTTATGAAAGAGCGTAAG CCATATCTTCACGAATCTCGGCATATTCACGCAGTAAAGAGGGCTAGAGGATCTGGCGGACGTTTTCTCAACAAGAAAAAGCTCCAGGAATCCACGCCTACTTCTGCAGGTCCTGAACTTGATGTCTCAGGCTCATCTCATCTAAAACTGAGTGTTACTGTGTCAGGATCTGAAGTTCAGCAGCCAGAAAACAATAGAGATGGTGAACCCACAAACTCTGGCTCTAACGTCACAAGGGCCTCCAACAGTGATGATATTTTCCAACAGTCAGAGTTCAAGTTTTCTGGTTACACTCCTCAGATTGCCAGGGCCTTGCATGGTCACTCAGGCGACATACATGGTGGTGGTGCTCATCGCCATCTTTCTGTCCTCCTTTGA
- the LOC120002267 gene encoding polyadenylate-binding protein-interacting protein 3-like isoform X2, with translation MNMQQAVQSKPSSNGFARRRGERDVGPRLESKSGKSNTNRLNNTGAPAGGRVGNFEGHSHDRLVYMTTCLIGQPVQVQLKDGSIYSGIFHAGLVHPSTADREFGVILKMACLTKDGSSRWQRAELVNKPPTKTFIIPGKELVQVVAKDVPVSADAFSNDLLHEKHQEILLDSSISHSRFVDVERELERWVPDNDDPQCPELDDIFGGPWNRGWNQFETNETLFGVKSTFDEELYTTKLERGPQMRELEKEALRIAREIEGEETHDLHLAEERGTSFHDKFDIDEETRFSSVYRGSGVDDSGYEENEDRLLDSCNIETFGTSSAPVVKMNADLIHRKNSDETQLLPSSSLLDEANFSQSNDGAIYCPTGSFDQSSHVASELTSSSFSISECENRIEDNPRSGHQGENISKEHIQEQMDAQWSKLEDSQSSLIRKKDGLDKGALSSTATAYSPPSHVSLTGHERTVSPVELSEVAVSTKVHSEAQLGNASGRPGSSASSSSGFLSAAKASSGLGVSPSSSMGSLSSERSTLNPHAKEFKLNPNAKSFTPCQTSVRPASPVSDGSFYYPSGVSAVPHMPGVPMGVGIGPPFSVHQPVLFNPQVAPMQTPQAYFPPTGHQFGQQMLLGHPRQVLYMPSYQQEMPYKGRDF, from the exons ATGAATATGCAACAAGCTGTACAGTCCAAACCTTCTTCCAATGGGTTTGCTCGACGGCGAGGTGAGAGAGATGTGGGTCCTAGGCTGGAGAGTAAGTCTGGAAAATCAAATACAAACAGATTAAATAATACTG GTGCACCGGCTGGTGGCAGAGTTGGAAATTTTGAGGGTCATTCTCATGATCGTTTAGTTTATATGACAACATGCCTTATTGGGCAACCTGTACAAGTGCAGTTGAAAGATGGATCCATATATTCTGGAATATTTCATGCTGGGTTGGTTCACCCATCCACTGCTGACCGGGAGTTTG GAGTTATTTTGAAAATGGCATGCCTGACAAAGGATGGTTCTTCTCGATGGCAGAGGGCAGAGCTTGTTAACAAGCCTCCCACGAAAACTTTTATCATACCTGGCAAAGAGCTTGTACAAGTTGTAGCAAAG GATGTGCCTGTCTCGGCAGATGCGTTTTCAAATGATCTGCTACATGAGAAGCACCAGGAAATTTTACTCGACTCCAGCATATCACATTCTCGTTTTGTGGACGTGGAGAGAGAACTGGAACGATGGGTCCCTGATAATGATGATCCACAGTGTCCAGAACTGGATGATATATTTGGTGGCCCTTGGAATAG GGGTTGGAATCAGTTTGAAACGAATGAAACATTATTTGGAGTAAAAAGCACTTTTGATGAGGAACTCTAcaccacaaaacttgaaaggggTCCTCAGATGAGAGAGCTGGAAAAGGAAGCTTTAAGGATTGCCAGGGAAATTGAGGGTGAGGAAACCCACGATCTTCATCTGGCAGAG GAAAGAGGTACAAGTTTCCATGATAAATTTGATATTGATGAGGAGACCAGATTCTCTTCAGTCTATAGAGGTAGTGGGGTTGATGATAGTGGATATGAAGAAAATGAGGATAGATTGTTGGACTCTTGCAATATTGAAACCTTTGGAACATCATCTGCTCCTGTCGTCAAGATGAACGCTGATTTGATCCATCGGAAAAACAGTGATGAAACTCAATTGTTACCGAGCTCTTCCTTACTG GATGAGGCAAATTTCTCACAATCAAATGACGGTGCAATTTATTGTCCCACTGGTTCTTTCGATCAATCTAGTCATGTGGCTTCTGAGTTAACTTCCAGCAGTTTCTCCATCTCAGAATGTGAAAACAG GATTGAGGACAATCCACGCAGTGGGCATCAAGGAGAGAATATTTCTAAAGAACATATTCAAGAACAGATG GATGCTCAATGGTCAAAACTTGAGG ATTCACAGTCGTCACTGATTCGCAAGAAAGATGGCTTGGACAAAGGGGCTCTATCCTCTACTGCCACGGCTTATTCTCCTCCATCCCATGTTTCATTGACGGGTCACGAAAGGACCGTTTCTCCAGTTGAATTGTCAGAGGTCGCAGTATCTACCAAGGTACACAGTGAAGCACAATTGGGGAATGCTTCTGGGCGGCCTGGTAGTTCTGCATCATCAAGTTCTGGCTTTTTAAGTGCTGCTAAAGCTTCTAGTGGTCTCGGTGTGTCACCGAGCTCATCTATGGGTTCATTATCTTCTGAGAGATCTACATTGAACCCTCATGCTAAG GAATTTAAACTCAATCCCAATGCCAAGAGTTTCACCCCCTGTCAAACATCTGTCAGGCCCGCTTCCCCTGTGTCCGACGGTTCCTTCTATTATCCATCTGGGGTTTCTGCTGTACCACATATGCCTGGTGTGCCTATGGGTGTAGGG ATTGGACCACCATTTAGTGTGCACCAGCCTGTGCTTTTTAATCCCCAGGTTGCTCCAATGCAGACACCGCAAGCATATTTTCCTCCAACTGGGCATCAG TTTGGCCAGCAGATGCTTCTTGGCCATCCAAGGCAAGTTCTGTACATGCCCAGTTATCAACAG GAAATGCCATATAAAGGACGGGATTTTTAG
- the LOC120002267 gene encoding polyadenylate-binding protein-interacting protein 3-like isoform X1, giving the protein MNMQQAVQSKPSSNGFARRRGERDVGPRLESKSGKSNTNRLNNTGAPAGGRVGNFEGHSHDRLVYMTTCLIGQPVQVQLKDGSIYSGIFHAGLVHPSTADREFGVILKMACLTKDGSSRWQRAELVNKPPTKTFIIPGKELVQVVAKDVPVSADAFSNDLLHEKHQEILLDSSISHSRFVDVERELERWVPDNDDPQCPELDDIFGGPWNRGWNQFETNETLFGVKSTFDEELYTTKLERGPQMRELEKEALRIAREIEGEETHDLHLAEERGTSFHDKFDIDEETRFSSVYRGSGVDDSGYEENEDRLLDSCNIETFGTSSAPVVKMNADLIHRKNSDETQLLPSSSLLDEANFSQSNDGAIYCPTGSFDQSSHVASELTSSSFSISECENRIEDNPRSGHQGENISKEHIQEQMVLQDAQWSKLEDSQSSLIRKKDGLDKGALSSTATAYSPPSHVSLTGHERTVSPVELSEVAVSTKVHSEAQLGNASGRPGSSASSSSGFLSAAKASSGLGVSPSSSMGSLSSERSTLNPHAKEFKLNPNAKSFTPCQTSVRPASPVSDGSFYYPSGVSAVPHMPGVPMGVGIGPPFSVHQPVLFNPQVAPMQTPQAYFPPTGHQFGQQMLLGHPRQVLYMPSYQQEMPYKGRDF; this is encoded by the exons ATGAATATGCAACAAGCTGTACAGTCCAAACCTTCTTCCAATGGGTTTGCTCGACGGCGAGGTGAGAGAGATGTGGGTCCTAGGCTGGAGAGTAAGTCTGGAAAATCAAATACAAACAGATTAAATAATACTG GTGCACCGGCTGGTGGCAGAGTTGGAAATTTTGAGGGTCATTCTCATGATCGTTTAGTTTATATGACAACATGCCTTATTGGGCAACCTGTACAAGTGCAGTTGAAAGATGGATCCATATATTCTGGAATATTTCATGCTGGGTTGGTTCACCCATCCACTGCTGACCGGGAGTTTG GAGTTATTTTGAAAATGGCATGCCTGACAAAGGATGGTTCTTCTCGATGGCAGAGGGCAGAGCTTGTTAACAAGCCTCCCACGAAAACTTTTATCATACCTGGCAAAGAGCTTGTACAAGTTGTAGCAAAG GATGTGCCTGTCTCGGCAGATGCGTTTTCAAATGATCTGCTACATGAGAAGCACCAGGAAATTTTACTCGACTCCAGCATATCACATTCTCGTTTTGTGGACGTGGAGAGAGAACTGGAACGATGGGTCCCTGATAATGATGATCCACAGTGTCCAGAACTGGATGATATATTTGGTGGCCCTTGGAATAG GGGTTGGAATCAGTTTGAAACGAATGAAACATTATTTGGAGTAAAAAGCACTTTTGATGAGGAACTCTAcaccacaaaacttgaaaggggTCCTCAGATGAGAGAGCTGGAAAAGGAAGCTTTAAGGATTGCCAGGGAAATTGAGGGTGAGGAAACCCACGATCTTCATCTGGCAGAG GAAAGAGGTACAAGTTTCCATGATAAATTTGATATTGATGAGGAGACCAGATTCTCTTCAGTCTATAGAGGTAGTGGGGTTGATGATAGTGGATATGAAGAAAATGAGGATAGATTGTTGGACTCTTGCAATATTGAAACCTTTGGAACATCATCTGCTCCTGTCGTCAAGATGAACGCTGATTTGATCCATCGGAAAAACAGTGATGAAACTCAATTGTTACCGAGCTCTTCCTTACTG GATGAGGCAAATTTCTCACAATCAAATGACGGTGCAATTTATTGTCCCACTGGTTCTTTCGATCAATCTAGTCATGTGGCTTCTGAGTTAACTTCCAGCAGTTTCTCCATCTCAGAATGTGAAAACAG GATTGAGGACAATCCACGCAGTGGGCATCAAGGAGAGAATATTTCTAAAGAACATATTCAAGAACAGATG GTACTTCAGGATGCTCAATGGTCAAAACTTGAGG ATTCACAGTCGTCACTGATTCGCAAGAAAGATGGCTTGGACAAAGGGGCTCTATCCTCTACTGCCACGGCTTATTCTCCTCCATCCCATGTTTCATTGACGGGTCACGAAAGGACCGTTTCTCCAGTTGAATTGTCAGAGGTCGCAGTATCTACCAAGGTACACAGTGAAGCACAATTGGGGAATGCTTCTGGGCGGCCTGGTAGTTCTGCATCATCAAGTTCTGGCTTTTTAAGTGCTGCTAAAGCTTCTAGTGGTCTCGGTGTGTCACCGAGCTCATCTATGGGTTCATTATCTTCTGAGAGATCTACATTGAACCCTCATGCTAAG GAATTTAAACTCAATCCCAATGCCAAGAGTTTCACCCCCTGTCAAACATCTGTCAGGCCCGCTTCCCCTGTGTCCGACGGTTCCTTCTATTATCCATCTGGGGTTTCTGCTGTACCACATATGCCTGGTGTGCCTATGGGTGTAGGG ATTGGACCACCATTTAGTGTGCACCAGCCTGTGCTTTTTAATCCCCAGGTTGCTCCAATGCAGACACCGCAAGCATATTTTCCTCCAACTGGGCATCAG TTTGGCCAGCAGATGCTTCTTGGCCATCCAAGGCAAGTTCTGTACATGCCCAGTTATCAACAG GAAATGCCATATAAAGGACGGGATTTTTAG